A window from Agrobacterium tumefaciens encodes these proteins:
- a CDS encoding SDR family oxidoreductase, translating into MGLNLFDLSGRRALITGSSQGIGFALAQGLSEAGAEVVLNGRDEAKLKAAAAGIKGARTLAFDATDHEAVRKAIDGFEAEVGPIDILVNNAGMQHRTPLEDFPADAFERLLQTNIASVFHAGQAAARHMISRGRGKIINIASVQTALARPGIAPYTATKGAVGNLTKGMATDWAKYGLQCNAIAPGYFDTPLNAALVADETFSAWLEKRTPAGRWGKVEELVGACIFLSSDASSFVNGHILYVDGGITASL; encoded by the coding sequence GTGGGCCTTAATTTGTTCGATCTTTCCGGCCGCCGCGCCCTGATCACGGGTTCGTCCCAAGGTATCGGCTTCGCGCTGGCACAGGGGCTTTCGGAAGCCGGGGCGGAAGTGGTGCTGAACGGGCGGGACGAGGCGAAGCTGAAAGCCGCCGCCGCCGGCATCAAGGGCGCGAGAACGCTTGCCTTCGATGCAACCGATCATGAAGCGGTGCGCAAGGCTATCGATGGTTTCGAGGCGGAAGTCGGTCCTATCGATATTCTGGTCAACAATGCCGGCATGCAGCACCGCACGCCGCTCGAGGACTTCCCGGCCGATGCCTTCGAGCGCCTGCTGCAGACCAACATCGCCTCGGTGTTCCACGCCGGACAGGCCGCCGCGCGCCACATGATTTCGCGCGGACGCGGCAAGATCATCAATATCGCCAGCGTTCAGACAGCACTTGCCCGTCCCGGCATCGCCCCCTACACCGCCACCAAGGGTGCGGTCGGCAATCTGACGAAGGGCATGGCAACGGACTGGGCCAAATATGGCCTGCAGTGCAATGCCATTGCGCCCGGTTATTTCGACACCCCGCTCAACGCCGCCCTTGTCGCAGACGAGACCTTTTCGGCCTGGCTTGAAAAGCGCACGCCGGCCGGCCGCTGGGGCAAGGTGGAAGAGCTTGTCGGCGCCTGCATTTTCCTGTCGTCCGATGCCTCGTCCTTCGTGAACGGCCATATTCTCTACGTCGACGGCGGCATCACAGCCTCGCTTTAA
- a CDS encoding glycogen/starch/alpha-glucan phosphorylase yields the protein MINNLNAADLPRPAPRSSNPEIMAAEIIERLTYRIGKDVKVAKPHDWLTATILVVRDRIIDKWMESTRKAYANNSKRVYYLSLEFLIGRLMRDAISNIGLMHEIRDALSSLGVDLDVIAGLEPDAALGNGGLGRLAACFMESMATVDIPAYGYGIRYVHGLFRQQMADGWQVELPETWLAHGNPWEFERRESSYEIGFGGSVETIGGYEDPQRFVWKPAERVIAMAYDTPVVGWRGTRVNTLRLWSAQPIDPILLAAFNAGDHIGALRESNKAESLTRVLYPADATPAGQELRLRQEFFFSSASLQDILRRHLQQYPDFTSLPDKVSIQLNDTHPAISICEMMRLLCDVHGLEFDEAWKITQGTFSYTNHTLLPEALESWPVPLLERLLPRHMQIVYAINANTLVYARKEKKMADQQIRSISLIDEGGERRVRMGNLAFIGSHSINGVSALHTELMKETVFADLHGLYPERINNKTNGITPRRWLMQCNPGLTGLVREAIGDDFLDDAEKLTALDRFADDAGFREKFAEVKRLNKVRLANTVAQRMGIRVDPSAMFDIQIKRIHEYKRQLLNLVETVALYDQIRSHPELDWVPRVKFFAGKAAPSYHNAKLIIKLANDIARVINNDPAVRGLLKVVFIPNYNVSLAEIMVPAADLSEQISTAGMEASGTGNMKFALNGALTIGTLDGANVEMLEHVGDDNIVIFGMTAEEVAKARAEGHNPRAIIEGSAELSQALSSIASGVFSPDDRSRFSALIDGIYNSDWFMVAADFDAYADAQRKVDAIWSDQDSWNTKTVRNTARMGWFSSDRTIRQYATEIWRA from the coding sequence ATGATCAATAATCTCAACGCCGCCGATCTTCCCCGTCCCGCCCCGCGCAGTTCCAACCCGGAAATCATGGCCGCGGAAATCATCGAGCGACTGACCTACCGCATCGGCAAGGACGTCAAGGTTGCCAAGCCGCATGACTGGCTGACCGCAACCATCCTCGTCGTGCGCGACCGCATCATCGACAAATGGATGGAATCCACCCGCAAGGCCTATGCCAACAATTCCAAGCGCGTTTATTATCTGTCGCTGGAATTCCTGATCGGCCGCCTGATGCGCGACGCCATCTCCAATATCGGCCTGATGCACGAAATCCGCGACGCCCTGTCCTCGCTCGGCGTCGATCTGGATGTCATCGCCGGGCTGGAGCCGGATGCCGCACTTGGCAATGGCGGCCTCGGCCGCCTCGCCGCCTGTTTCATGGAATCCATGGCGACCGTCGATATCCCGGCCTATGGCTATGGCATCCGTTACGTGCACGGCCTTTTCCGCCAGCAGATGGCAGATGGGTGGCAGGTGGAACTGCCGGAAACCTGGCTTGCCCACGGCAACCCCTGGGAATTCGAACGCCGCGAAAGCTCCTATGAAATCGGCTTCGGCGGATCGGTGGAGACCATCGGCGGTTATGAAGACCCGCAGCGTTTCGTCTGGAAACCGGCAGAGCGCGTCATCGCCATGGCCTATGACACACCGGTCGTCGGCTGGCGCGGCACCCGCGTCAACACGTTGCGGCTGTGGTCTGCGCAGCCGATCGACCCCATTCTCTTGGCCGCTTTCAATGCCGGCGACCATATCGGCGCATTGCGTGAGAGCAACAAGGCGGAAAGCCTGACGCGGGTTCTCTACCCCGCCGATGCGACACCCGCCGGCCAGGAATTGCGCCTGCGGCAGGAATTCTTCTTCTCCTCCGCCTCGCTGCAGGACATTCTGCGCCGCCATCTGCAGCAGTACCCGGATTTCACCTCGCTGCCGGATAAGGTCTCGATCCAGCTCAACGACACACATCCGGCCATTTCCATCTGTGAAATGATGCGCCTGCTCTGCGATGTCCATGGCCTTGAATTCGACGAAGCCTGGAAGATCACGCAGGGAACCTTCTCCTACACCAACCATACGCTTCTGCCGGAAGCGCTGGAAAGCTGGCCGGTGCCGCTGCTCGAGCGGCTTTTGCCGCGGCACATGCAGATCGTTTACGCAATCAACGCCAATACGCTGGTCTATGCCCGCAAGGAAAAGAAAATGGCGGATCAGCAGATCCGCTCGATCTCGCTGATTGATGAAGGCGGCGAACGCCGCGTGCGCATGGGCAACCTCGCCTTCATCGGCTCGCACTCCATCAACGGCGTCTCCGCCCTTCATACCGAGTTGATGAAGGAAACCGTCTTCGCCGACCTGCACGGCCTCTACCCCGAGCGGATCAACAACAAGACCAACGGCATCACACCGCGCCGCTGGCTGATGCAGTGCAATCCGGGCCTGACGGGGCTGGTGCGCGAGGCGATCGGCGATGACTTCCTCGACGATGCGGAAAAGCTCACGGCTCTCGACCGTTTTGCCGACGACGCCGGTTTCCGCGAAAAATTCGCCGAAGTGAAACGTCTGAACAAGGTGCGGCTTGCCAATACGGTGGCGCAGCGCATGGGCATCCGCGTCGACCCTTCCGCCATGTTCGACATCCAGATCAAGCGCATCCACGAATATAAGCGCCAGCTTCTGAACCTCGTGGAAACCGTGGCGCTTTACGACCAGATCCGTTCCCACCCGGAACTGGACTGGGTGCCGCGCGTTAAGTTCTTCGCAGGCAAGGCGGCGCCGAGTTATCACAACGCGAAGCTGATCATCAAGCTTGCCAACGATATTGCCCGGGTCATCAACAACGACCCGGCCGTGCGCGGGCTTCTGAAAGTGGTGTTTATTCCGAACTACAACGTCTCGCTTGCGGAAATCATGGTTCCCGCCGCCGATCTTTCGGAACAGATTTCGACCGCCGGCATGGAAGCCTCCGGCACCGGTAACATGAAATTCGCCCTGAATGGAGCACTCACCATCGGCACGCTCGATGGCGCCAATGTGGAAATGCTCGAACATGTCGGCGATGACAACATCGTCATCTTCGGCATGACGGCGGAAGAAGTGGCCAAGGCCCGTGCCGAAGGTCACAATCCGCGCGCCATCATCGAAGGGTCTGCGGAACTGTCGCAGGCGCTGTCGTCTATCGCCTCGGGCGTGTTTTCACCCGATGATCGCTCGCGTTTTTCCGCCCTCATCGACGGAATATACAACAGTGACTGGTTCATGGTCGCAGCCGATTTCGACGCCTATGCCGACGCGCAGCGCAAGGTGGATGCGATCTGGAGCGATCAGGATAGCTGGAACACGAAAACAGTGCGCAACACGGCGCGTATGGGCTGGTTCTCATCCGACAGGACGATCCGCCAATATGCCACCGAGATCTGGAGAGCCTGA
- a CDS encoding class II glutamine amidotransferase has protein sequence MCRLFAYSGKPVWLDSLLIEPEASLVSQSMAAREAKTVVNGDGCGLGWYGERGTPGVFRDTRPAWSDANLAALCQQLRSGMFMAHVRSATSGEVSRANCHPFAHGQYLFMHNGQIGGYEQIRRDIDSLIPDDIYASRRGTGDSEAIFLIAAGLGLDADPVRAISTALRLCQEKMIAAGVSSALRFSAVLMDGDCVHAFRWSSDDKPPTLYWRGLEEGIALSSEPFSFDCTPWCAVPPNTSVTIRAGEMVAQPFYLG, from the coding sequence ATGTGCCGCCTTTTTGCCTATTCCGGTAAACCTGTCTGGCTCGACAGCCTGCTGATCGAGCCGGAAGCATCGCTGGTCAGCCAGTCCATGGCCGCAAGGGAAGCAAAAACCGTCGTTAACGGCGATGGCTGCGGCCTTGGCTGGTATGGCGAACGGGGAACACCCGGCGTGTTTCGCGACACCAGGCCCGCATGGTCCGACGCCAATCTGGCCGCGCTTTGCCAACAGCTCCGCTCCGGCATGTTCATGGCCCATGTCCGCTCCGCCACATCAGGCGAGGTATCCCGCGCCAATTGCCACCCCTTTGCGCATGGCCAATATCTGTTCATGCATAACGGCCAGATCGGCGGTTACGAGCAGATAAGGCGCGACATAGACTCCCTTATCCCTGACGATATCTATGCGTCGCGACGCGGCACCGGCGACAGCGAAGCCATTTTCCTTATTGCCGCCGGCCTTGGTCTCGATGCGGATCCGGTTCGCGCCATTTCCACTGCACTGCGCCTCTGCCAGGAAAAGATGATTGCGGCGGGCGTGTCTTCGGCCTTGCGCTTCAGCGCGGTGCTGATGGATGGCGACTGCGTGCATGCCTTCCGCTGGTCGAGCGACGACAAGCCGCCGACGCTCTACTGGCGCGGGCTGGAAGAGGGCATTGCGTTGAGTTCCGAGCCCTTTTCCTTCGATTGCACCCCCTGGTGCGCCGTTCCACCGAACACCAGCGTGACGATCCGCGCGGGGGAAATGGTGGCCCAGCCTTTTTACCTGGGGTGA
- the glgB gene encoding 1,4-alpha-glucan branching protein GlgB gives MKKPLNSAEEKKTGEITKAEIEAIKSGLHSNPFALLGVHETPEGFSARCFIPGAEEVSVLTLDGNFVGELKRLDTDGFFEGRIDLSKRQPVRYRACRDDAEWAVTDPYSFGPVLGPMDDYFVREGSHLRLFDRMGAHPLKLEGVEGFHFAVWAPNARRVSVVGDFNNWDGRRHVMRFRKDTGIWEIFAPDVYAGCAYKFEILGANGELLPLKADPYARRAELRPKNASVTAPELTQKWEDQAHREHWAQVDQRRQPISIYEVHAGSWQRREDGTFLSWDELAAQLIPYCTDMGFTHIEFLPITEHPYDPSWGYQTTGLYAPSARFGDPEGFARFVNGAHKVGIGVLLDWVPAHFPTDEHGLRWFDGTALYEHADPRQGFHPDWNTAIYNFGRIEVMSYLINNALYWAEKFHLDGLRVDAVASMLYLDYSRKEGEWIPNEYGGRENLESVRFLQKMNSLVYGTHPGVMTIAEESTSWPKVSQPVHEGGLGFGFKWNMGFMHDTLSYFAREPVHRKFHHQELTFGLLYAFTENFVLPLSHDEVVHGKGSLIAKMSGDDWQKFANLRSYYGFMWGYPGKKLLFMGQEFAQWSEWSEKGSLDWNLRQYPMHEGMRRLVRDLNLTYRSKAALHARDCEPEGFQWLVVDDHENSVFAWLRSAPGEKPVAVICNLTPVYRENYYVPLPVAGRWREILNTDAEIYGGSGKGNGGRVQAVDAGGDIGAMLVLPPLATIMLEPEN, from the coding sequence ATGAAAAAACCGCTCAATTCGGCCGAAGAGAAAAAGACTGGCGAAATCACGAAGGCTGAAATCGAGGCGATCAAGAGCGGTTTGCATTCCAATCCTTTTGCCCTTCTCGGCGTTCACGAAACGCCGGAAGGGTTTTCCGCCCGCTGCTTCATTCCCGGCGCCGAAGAGGTTTCCGTCCTGACGCTGGACGGAAATTTCGTGGGCGAGTTGAAGCGGCTGGATACCGACGGCTTTTTCGAAGGCCGGATCGATCTTTCAAAGCGCCAGCCGGTGCGTTACCGCGCCTGTCGCGATGATGCTGAATGGGCGGTGACCGATCCTTACAGCTTCGGCCCGGTTCTCGGACCCATGGATGATTATTTCGTCCGTGAGGGATCGCATCTGAGGCTGTTCGACAGGATGGGCGCGCATCCGCTGAAGCTAGAGGGCGTCGAAGGTTTCCACTTCGCCGTCTGGGCTCCCAATGCGCGGCGCGTTTCCGTCGTCGGCGATTTCAACAACTGGGATGGCCGCCGGCATGTCATGCGGTTCCGCAAGGACACCGGCATCTGGGAAATCTTCGCACCTGACGTCTACGCCGGCTGCGCTTATAAATTCGAAATCCTCGGCGCCAATGGCGAACTTCTGCCGCTGAAGGCCGACCCCTATGCGCGCCGCGCAGAGTTGCGGCCGAAGAACGCTTCCGTCACTGCGCCCGAACTGACGCAAAAATGGGAAGATCAGGCCCACCGCGAACATTGGGCGCAGGTGGACCAGCGCCGCCAGCCGATCAGCATTTACGAAGTGCATGCCGGTTCCTGGCAGCGCCGCGAGGACGGCACCTTCCTCAGCTGGGATGAACTCGCCGCCCAGCTCATTCCCTATTGTACCGATATGGGCTTCACCCATATCGAATTCCTCCCCATCACCGAACATCCCTATGATCCCTCCTGGGGTTACCAGACGACGGGTCTCTACGCCCCGAGCGCCCGTTTCGGCGACCCGGAGGGCTTTGCCCGTTTCGTCAACGGCGCCCACAAGGTCGGCATCGGCGTTCTGCTTGACTGGGTTCCCGCGCATTTTCCAACCGATGAGCATGGCCTGCGCTGGTTCGATGGCACCGCGCTTTACGAACACGCCGATCCGCGTCAGGGTTTCCATCCCGACTGGAACACGGCCATCTATAATTTCGGCCGCATCGAGGTGATGTCCTACCTCATCAACAATGCGCTTTATTGGGCCGAAAAATTCCATCTCGACGGGTTGCGCGTCGATGCGGTCGCCTCGATGCTTTACCTCGACTATTCCCGTAAGGAAGGCGAGTGGATCCCGAACGAATATGGCGGGCGCGAAAATCTGGAATCCGTCCGTTTCCTGCAGAAGATGAATTCGCTCGTCTACGGCACCCATCCGGGCGTCATGACGATTGCCGAAGAATCCACCTCCTGGCCGAAAGTGTCGCAGCCGGTTCACGAGGGTGGTCTCGGTTTTGGCTTCAAGTGGAACATGGGCTTCATGCACGACACGCTGAGTTATTTCGCGCGTGAGCCGGTGCATCGCAAGTTCCACCATCAGGAACTGACCTTCGGGCTGCTTTATGCATTCACCGAGAATTTCGTGCTGCCGCTTTCCCATGACGAGGTGGTGCATGGCAAGGGATCGCTGATCGCCAAGATGTCCGGCGACGACTGGCAGAAATTCGCCAATCTCCGATCCTACTACGGTTTCATGTGGGGTTATCCCGGCAAGAAACTGTTGTTCATGGGGCAGGAGTTTGCCCAGTGGAGCGAATGGAGCGAAAAGGGATCGCTCGACTGGAACCTGCGCCAATATCCGATGCATGAGGGCATGCGCCGCCTCGTGCGCGATCTCAACCTCACCTATCGATCCAAAGCCGCCCTGCACGCCCGTGACTGCGAGCCCGAAGGTTTCCAGTGGCTGGTGGTGGACGATCACGAGAATTCCGTTTTCGCCTGGCTACGCTCGGCGCCCGGCGAAAAACCGGTGGCGGTCATCTGCAATCTGACCCCGGTCTACCGGGAAAACTATTATGTGCCGCTTCCTGTTGCGGGGCGGTGGCGGGAAATTCTCAACACCGATGCCGAAATTTATGGCGGCAGCGGCAAGGGAAATGGCGGACGCGTTCAGGCGGTCGATGCCGGCGGCGATATCGGGGCGATGCTCGTCCTGCCGCCGCTTGCCACGATCATGCTCGAACCGGAAAACTGA
- a CDS encoding aldose 1-epimerase produces the protein MSTSATGTGIAGLTVSGNGFCAEIAYEGATLLSWRPLFADGEKGEDLVDGYLTAAELQSQNGVRNGILAPFTNRIPQGRYDFAGETHHIEPVLAHENLVFHGFARALPFVLDRSFEENDAQHLVFRTEIAPGDFKGYPYRLTIEVEYRFAGHDVTIDIRGINRGDRPLPFAAGWHPYFRLPGTASIDDLLLTLPSRTAIETDENLIPLRDPQGGIVKRDDTRFLYAPLSGHVLDVCFTDLIASENGLYETRLENQHDGSNLTVWQERGHMHVFTGDTLARDRRRSIALEPVETPTNAFNHGELAAAITLQPGETRSFRFGVRFEAGR, from the coding sequence ATGAGCACTTCCGCAACAGGCACGGGAATTGCGGGTCTTACCGTTTCCGGAAACGGTTTTTGCGCCGAGATCGCCTATGAGGGCGCAACGCTTCTCAGCTGGCGACCGCTCTTTGCCGATGGCGAAAAGGGCGAGGATCTGGTCGACGGATATCTGACGGCTGCGGAGTTGCAGTCGCAGAACGGCGTGAGAAACGGCATTCTCGCACCCTTCACCAACCGCATTCCGCAAGGCCGATATGATTTCGCTGGAGAAACGCACCACATCGAGCCGGTGCTTGCCCATGAAAATCTTGTTTTCCACGGCTTTGCCCGCGCCCTGCCCTTTGTTCTCGACCGGTCCTTCGAGGAAAATGATGCGCAGCATCTCGTCTTCAGGACGGAAATAGCGCCGGGAGATTTCAAGGGTTATCCCTATCGGCTGACTATAGAGGTGGAATATCGCTTTGCCGGCCACGACGTCACCATCGACATACGCGGCATCAATCGCGGCGACCGGCCCCTGCCTTTCGCCGCCGGCTGGCATCCCTATTTCCGCCTGCCCGGCACGGCTTCCATCGACGACCTTCTTCTCACGTTACCCTCGCGAACCGCGATCGAAACGGACGAGAATCTGATTCCCCTGCGGGACCCACAGGGCGGGATCGTCAAACGGGACGACACCCGCTTTCTCTATGCGCCGTTATCCGGCCATGTGCTTGATGTCTGCTTCACCGACCTGATCGCATCCGAAAACGGACTTTACGAGACACGGCTCGAAAACCAGCATGACGGTTCAAACCTCACGGTTTGGCAGGAGCGTGGCCACATGCATGTCTTCACCGGCGATACGCTCGCCCGCGACAGGCGGCGATCCATCGCGCTCGAACCGGTGGAAACGCCCACCAATGCCTTCAACCATGGGGAACTCGCAGCTGCAATTACCTTGCAACCGGGCGAAACGCGAAGCTTCCGCTTCGGTGTCCGTTTCGAGGCGGGCCGCTGA
- a CDS encoding L-idonate 5-dehydrogenase produces MKAIVAHGAKDVRIEDRPEEKPGPGEVRLRLARGGICGSDLHYYNHGGFGAVRLREPMVLGHEVSAVIEELGEGVEGLKIGGLVAVSPSRPCRTCRFCQEGLHNQCLNMRFYGSAMPFPHIQGAFREVLVADALQCVPADGLSAGEAAMAEPLAVTLHATRRAGDLLGKRVLVTGCGPIGILSILAARRAGAAEIVATDLSDFTLAKAREAGADRVINSKDEPDALAAYGANKGTFDILYECSGAAVALAGGITALRPRGIIVQLGLSGDMSLPMMAITAKELDLRGSFRFHEEFATGVELMRKGLIDVKPFITQTVDLADAISAFEFASDRSRAMKVQIAFS; encoded by the coding sequence ATGAAAGCGATTGTCGCCCATGGGGCAAAGGATGTACGCATCGAAGACCGGCCGGAGGAAAAGCCGGGACCGGGCGAGGTGCGGCTTCGTCTGGCCAGAGGCGGAATTTGCGGCAGTGATCTGCACTACTACAATCATGGCGGTTTCGGCGCCGTGCGGCTCCGCGAACCCATGGTGCTGGGCCATGAGGTTTCCGCCGTCATCGAGGAACTGGGTGAAGGCGTTGAGGGGCTGAAGATCGGCGGTCTGGTGGCGGTTTCGCCGTCCCGCCCTTGCCGGACCTGCCGCTTCTGCCAGGAGGGTCTGCACAACCAGTGCCTCAACATGCGGTTTTATGGCAGCGCCATGCCCTTCCCGCATATTCAGGGTGCGTTCCGCGAAGTTCTGGTGGCGGACGCCCTGCAATGCGTGCCGGCCGATGGTCTCAGCGCCGGCGAAGCCGCCATGGCGGAACCGCTGGCGGTGACGCTGCATGCCACGCGTCGCGCCGGAGATTTGCTGGGGAAACGCGTGCTCGTCACGGGTTGCGGCCCCATCGGCATCCTCTCCATTCTGGCCGCGCGCCGGGCGGGTGCGGCTGAAATCGTTGCCACCGACCTTTCCGATTTCACGCTTGCCAAGGCGCGCGAAGCGGGGGCGGACCGTGTCATCAACAGCAAGGATGAGCCCGATGCGCTTGCCGCTTATGGCGCAAACAAGGGAACCTTCGACATTCTCTATGAATGCTCGGGTGCGGCCGTGGCGCTTGCCGGCGGCATTACGGCACTGCGGCCGCGTGGCATCATCGTCCAGCTCGGGCTTAGCGGCGATATGAGCCTGCCGATGATGGCGATCACCGCCAAGGAACTCGACCTGCGCGGCTCCTTCCGCTTCCATGAGGAATTCGCCACCGGCGTCGAGCTGATGCGCAAGGGCCTGATCGACGTCAAACCCTTCATCACCCAGACCGTCGATCTTGCCGACGCCATCTCGGCCTTCGAATTCGCCTCGGATCGCAGCCGCGCCATGAAGGTGCAGATCGCTTTTTCGTAA
- a CDS encoding NAD(P)-dependent oxidoreductase, which translates to MTEKNKVALIGAGAMGGAIGARLVETGNHLTVFDLDAEKVAALTSLGAESARTAAEAAAVSDVVILSLNSPKIVRIAVFGKDGVAAGAKPGTLIIDMSSIDPEATRELAADAADKGLRWVDSPLSGGAPKALIGQLTLMAGGNDRDVADAHRVLQHVASNYTHMGPCGAGQTTKLINQVLCGLNFLAVAEATQLALDAGVDAAKIPQALKGGRADSAILQEYMPRYVAKDYRRTGRIDNMVKDLNGAQDLARRTNTAMPLTAVCAEVHRMLTAAGLGGEDQAALMEFFSGAKRTFPD; encoded by the coding sequence ATGACCGAGAAGAACAAAGTCGCCCTCATCGGTGCCGGCGCCATGGGCGGCGCGATCGGCGCGCGGCTGGTGGAGACCGGCAATCACCTGACGGTTTTCGATCTGGATGCGGAAAAAGTGGCGGCGCTGACCAGCCTTGGCGCGGAGAGCGCCCGCACCGCGGCGGAGGCCGCCGCCGTTTCCGACGTGGTCATCCTCAGCCTCAATTCGCCAAAAATCGTCCGCATCGCCGTCTTCGGCAAGGATGGCGTGGCGGCCGGGGCAAAGCCCGGCACGCTGATCATCGACATGTCTTCCATCGACCCGGAAGCGACCAGGGAACTGGCGGCCGATGCCGCTGACAAGGGCCTGCGCTGGGTGGATAGCCCGCTTTCGGGCGGCGCGCCCAAGGCGCTCATCGGGCAATTGACGCTGATGGCCGGCGGCAACGACAGGGATGTAGCGGATGCGCACCGCGTGCTGCAGCATGTGGCCAGCAACTACACCCATATGGGCCCCTGTGGCGCCGGGCAGACGACCAAGCTCATCAACCAGGTTCTCTGCGGCCTGAACTTCCTTGCCGTGGCGGAAGCAACGCAACTTGCGCTGGATGCCGGCGTCGATGCCGCCAAAATTCCGCAGGCGCTGAAGGGCGGCCGTGCCGACAGCGCCATCCTGCAGGAATATATGCCGCGTTATGTGGCGAAGGATTATCGCCGCACCGGCCGCATCGACAATATGGTCAAGGATCTGAACGGCGCGCAGGATCTCGCCCGGCGCACCAACACGGCCATGCCGCTGACGGCGGTTTGCGCCGAGGTGCACCGCATGCTGACGGCGGCGGGGCTCGGCGGAGAAGATCAGGCGGCGCTGATGGAATTTTTCAGCGGCGCAAAACGAACCTTCCCGGACTGA
- a CDS encoding Lrp/AsnC family transcriptional regulator, with product MIDDRDRRILAILQENAETPLADIAEEVSLSLSACSRRITRLRTEGYVTGTMALLDRRKINLPTTVFLLVRTGLHAEDWLDKFHAAVSTIPEIVEVHRLTGNFDYILKLVLPNVEYYDTVYKQILRRVQLYDMSAYISMETVKLSSSLPTTHI from the coding sequence ATGATTGACGATCGTGACCGCCGAATCCTTGCGATTCTCCAGGAGAATGCCGAAACCCCGCTCGCCGATATCGCGGAGGAGGTTTCTCTGTCGCTATCCGCCTGTTCGCGCCGCATCACGCGGCTGCGCACGGAGGGGTATGTGACGGGCACGATGGCGCTGCTCGACCGGCGGAAGATCAACCTTCCGACCACGGTTTTCCTGCTGGTGAGGACGGGGCTGCATGCGGAAGACTGGCTGGACAAATTCCATGCGGCCGTCAGTACCATACCTGAAATTGTCGAGGTTCACCGGCTGACCGGCAATTTCGACTATATTCTGAAACTGGTGCTGCCGAATGTCGAATATTACGACACGGTCTACAAACAGATTCTGCGCCGTGTTCAGCTTTACGACATGTCCGCCTATATCTCCATGGAGACGGTGAAGCTGTCTTCATCGCTGCCGACAACGCATATCTGA
- a CDS encoding aspartate/glutamate racemase family protein, with protein MKRIGLIGGMSWESTATYYRMINEAVRDSRGGLVSADIVMHSLDFSEVVALQKADRWDEAGALLGAAGARLANAGADCVLICTNTMHLVADTVEKMSGVALIDIIDETAAALKADGRRKPLLLATRYTMEHGFYTDRMRHHGVDVVVPEADDRAAIHDIIFGELCQGEIKSCSRERYLAVIEKARALGVDSVILGCTEISLLIDPDALPLPGYDSTAIHAKAAVGFALGDKAFDRAA; from the coding sequence ATGAAACGCATCGGCCTGATCGGCGGCATGAGCTGGGAATCCACCGCAACCTATTACCGCATGATCAACGAGGCCGTGCGCGACAGCCGCGGCGGTCTGGTCTCGGCCGATATCGTCATGCATTCGCTCGATTTTTCCGAGGTTGTCGCCCTTCAGAAGGCTGACCGCTGGGATGAAGCCGGCGCGCTTCTGGGTGCTGCCGGTGCGCGCCTTGCCAATGCCGGTGCCGATTGTGTGCTGATCTGCACCAACACCATGCATCTCGTTGCGGACACGGTTGAGAAAATGTCGGGCGTCGCGCTCATCGACATTATCGACGAAACGGCCGCCGCCTTGAAAGCGGACGGACGCCGCAAGCCGCTGCTGCTCGCCACCCGCTACACGATGGAACATGGCTTCTACACCGACCGCATGCGCCACCACGGCGTCGACGTGGTCGTGCCCGAAGCGGACGACAGAGCCGCCATCCACGACATCATTTTCGGCGAACTCTGCCAGGGCGAAATCAAGTCCTGCTCGCGTGAACGCTACCTTGCGGTCATCGAAAAGGCCCGTGCACTCGGCGTCGATTCCGTCATTCTCGGCTGCACCGAGATTTCCCTGCTGATCGATCCCGATGCGCTGCCGCTGCCGGGTTACGATTCGACCGCCATTCACGCGAAGGCCGCCGTCGGCTTCGCACTCGGAGACAAGGCATTCGACAGAGCCGCATGA